From the genome of Malus sylvestris chromosome 6, drMalSylv7.2, whole genome shotgun sequence, one region includes:
- the LOC126626997 gene encoding eyes absent homolog isoform X1, translating to MGESTRMEKGFAKSSIGRKINVYIWDMDETLILLKSLLNGTYAEVFNGSKNIQEGVEIGKMWEKHILSLCDDHFFYEQIENCNKPSLDALSQYDDGQNLSGYDFTKDGFGTPHDDDNNRKLAYRHRVIAHRYKQGLRSFLNQQMIKELDELYDTTDKYTDRWLSSARVFLEEECSARHNESSLVASDGINESSASKYQHINLLVTSGSLIPSLVKCLLFRLNNMITHENVYSSWEVGKLQCFEQIKSRFNSPNARFCVIGDGWEECEAAQAMRWPFVKIDMQPDSAHRFPGLTSKTLGFYFSVVYGSSDDEDEKE from the exons ATGGGTGAAAGTACACGTATGGAAAAGGGGTTTGCGAAGAGCAGCATTGGTCGGAAGATAAATGTCTATATTTGGGATATGGATGAAACTCTTATCCTGCTCAAGTCTTTGTTGAACGGAACATACGCAGAGGTTTTCAACGGTTCCAAGAATATACAAGAGGGTGTTGAAATCGGGAAGATGTGGGAGAAGCATATTCTTAGTTTGTGCGACGATCATTTCTTTTATGAACAG ATTGAGAACTGCAATAAACCCTCTCTCGATGCCTTGAGCCAATATGATGATGGGCAGAATCTTTCTGGTTATGATTTCACCAAAGATGGATTTGGTACTCCACATGATGATGACAACAATAGGAAACTTGCTTATAGGCACCGAGTCATAGCCCATAGGTACAAACAG GGTTTGCGCAGTTTTCTTAATCAACAGATGATAAAAGAATTGGATGAGTTGTATGATACGACTGATAAATATACAGATAGATGGCTCTCCTCAG CACGTGTCTTCTTGGAGGAAGAGTGTTCTGCTCGGCACAATGAGTCATCTCTCGTGGCTTCTGATGGGATCAATGAATCTTCCGCTTCAAAGTATCAACATATTAATCTTTTAGTGACATCTGGATCATTAATCCCCAGCCTTGTAAAATGCTTGCTCTTTCGACTTAACAATATGATAACACATGAAAATG TATATAGTTCCTGGGAAGTGGGAAAACTACAATGCTTTGAGCAGATCAAATCGCGTTTTAACAGCCCAAATGCCCGCTTCTGCGTAATTGGGGATGGATGGGAGGAGTGTGAAGCAGCACAAGCAATGCGATGGCCATTTGTTAAGATTGATATGCAACCAGACAGCGCTCACAGGTTTCCGGGCCTCACGTCCAAGACACTCGGATTCTACTTTTCTGTTGTATATGGGAGTTCGGACGATGAAGATGAGAAAGAGTAG
- the LOC126626997 gene encoding eyes absent homolog isoform X2 codes for MGESTRMEKGFAKSSIGRKINVYIWDMDETLILLKSLLNGTYAEVFNGSKNIQEGVEIGKMWEKHILSLCDDHFFYEQIENCNKPSLDALSQYDDGQNLSGYDFTKDGFGTPHDDDNNRKLAYRHRVIAHRYKQGLRSFLNQQMIKELDELYDTTDKYTDRWLSSARVFLEEECSARHNESSLVASDGINESSASKYQHINLLVTSGSLIPSLVKCLLFRLNNMITHENVPGKWENYNALSRSNRVLTAQMPASA; via the exons ATGGGTGAAAGTACACGTATGGAAAAGGGGTTTGCGAAGAGCAGCATTGGTCGGAAGATAAATGTCTATATTTGGGATATGGATGAAACTCTTATCCTGCTCAAGTCTTTGTTGAACGGAACATACGCAGAGGTTTTCAACGGTTCCAAGAATATACAAGAGGGTGTTGAAATCGGGAAGATGTGGGAGAAGCATATTCTTAGTTTGTGCGACGATCATTTCTTTTATGAACAG ATTGAGAACTGCAATAAACCCTCTCTCGATGCCTTGAGCCAATATGATGATGGGCAGAATCTTTCTGGTTATGATTTCACCAAAGATGGATTTGGTACTCCACATGATGATGACAACAATAGGAAACTTGCTTATAGGCACCGAGTCATAGCCCATAGGTACAAACAG GGTTTGCGCAGTTTTCTTAATCAACAGATGATAAAAGAATTGGATGAGTTGTATGATACGACTGATAAATATACAGATAGATGGCTCTCCTCAG CACGTGTCTTCTTGGAGGAAGAGTGTTCTGCTCGGCACAATGAGTCATCTCTCGTGGCTTCTGATGGGATCAATGAATCTTCCGCTTCAAAGTATCAACATATTAATCTTTTAGTGACATCTGGATCATTAATCCCCAGCCTTGTAAAATGCTTGCTCTTTCGACTTAACAATATGATAACACATGAAAATG TTCCTGGGAAGTGGGAAAACTACAATGCTTTGAGCAGATCAAATCGCGTTTTAACAGCCCAAATGCCCGCTTCTGCGTAA